A part of Lacibacter sp. H407 genomic DNA contains:
- a CDS encoding response regulator yields MNNAAILVIDDEVQIRRLLEITLESNSFNVESAADAKEGLRIAASHPPDLIILDLGLPDENGHSVLKKLREWYTKPVLILSAQSGEEDIVTALDNGANDYLVKPFRTGELLARIRSALRSSATEESNPLIDCGALQIDLAARTVKKENELIKLTATEYKLLRLFAQQEGKVLTHQYLLREVWGPGYINQSQYLRVFIAQLRKKIETDPNRPAHIITESGVGYRFIAKE; encoded by the coding sequence ATGAATAACGCAGCAATACTTGTAATCGATGATGAAGTGCAGATACGCAGGCTGCTGGAAATTACATTAGAGAGTAACAGCTTTAATGTAGAATCTGCTGCAGATGCGAAAGAAGGATTGCGGATTGCAGCAAGTCATCCGCCCGACCTTATTATACTCGACTTAGGATTGCCTGATGAGAATGGACATAGTGTATTGAAGAAGTTAAGAGAATGGTACACCAAGCCCGTGCTCATTCTTTCTGCACAAAGTGGAGAGGAAGATATTGTAACAGCTCTTGACAATGGCGCAAATGATTATCTGGTAAAGCCATTTCGTACTGGTGAATTGCTGGCCCGCATCCGTTCTGCATTGCGTAGTTCAGCTACTGAAGAAAGCAATCCATTGATCGATTGCGGTGCATTGCAAATTGATTTGGCAGCAAGAACAGTAAAGAAAGAGAATGAATTAATAAAACTTACTGCAACAGAATATAAACTACTCCGCCTTTTTGCACAACAGGAAGGTAAAGTATTAACGCATCAATACCTCTTACGTGAAGTATGGGGGCCGGGTTATATTAATCAATCCCAATACCTGCGTGTATTCATTGCACAACTCAGAAAAAAAATTGAAACCGATCCAAACCGTCCTGCTCATATCATTACCGAATCGGGAGTGGGCTACAGGTTTATTGCAAAGGAATAA
- a CDS encoding iron chaperone: protein MLNASATNIDEYIAGFPAATQKLLEQIRAAIKKAAPSAEEAMKYGIPTFVLNGNLVHFAGYKAHIGFYPAPDGIKAFEKELSVYKSSKGAVQFPLDKPMPVALITKIVKFRVKQNLNKPVKKK from the coding sequence ATGCTTAACGCATCAGCAACCAATATAGACGAGTATATTGCCGGCTTTCCCGCAGCTACTCAAAAACTGCTGGAACAAATTCGTGCCGCCATTAAAAAAGCAGCACCCTCTGCCGAAGAAGCTATGAAGTATGGCATTCCCACATTTGTACTGAATGGAAATCTTGTGCATTTTGCAGGTTATAAAGCACATATTGGATTCTATCCTGCACCGGATGGTATCAAAGCATTCGAAAAAGAATTGTCAGTTTATAAAAGCTCCAAAGGTGCGGTGCAATTTCCACTAGATAAGCCCATGCCGGTTGCACTCATTACAAAAATTGTAAAATTCAGAGTAAAACAGAATCTGAATAAGCCGGTTAAGAAAAAATAA
- a CDS encoding SRPBCC domain-containing protein codes for MERLHFSANINAPKEKVWNILWSKGNYESWTSVFSQGSTAVTDWNEGSKILFVDGKGDGMVSKIAVKKLNEYMSFQHLGEIMNGVEDTTSEKVKVWQGSQENYRLTANGEQTTLDVEMDITPDFKDYFLKTWPKAMEAIKQLAESSN; via the coding sequence ATGGAACGACTTCATTTTTCGGCAAACATCAATGCCCCTAAAGAAAAAGTATGGAATATCCTCTGGTCAAAAGGAAACTATGAAAGCTGGACCTCTGTTTTCAGCCAAGGATCAACCGCTGTTACTGATTGGAACGAAGGGAGTAAAATACTATTCGTTGATGGTAAAGGTGACGGTATGGTGAGCAAGATCGCTGTAAAAAAACTAAACGAGTATATGTCGTTTCAGCATCTTGGTGAAATTATGAACGGAGTGGAAGACACTACCAGTGAAAAAGTAAAAGTATGGCAAGGCTCTCAGGAAAATTACCGGCTCACAGCGAACGGAGAGCAAACAACACTCGATGTTGAAATGGATATTACACCCGACTTCAAAGATTACTTTCTCAAAACATGGCCCAAAGCAATGGAAGCCATTAAACAACTCGCAGAATCATCCAATTAA
- a CDS encoding GlxA family transcriptional regulator, with product MKHISILVPNGHTSLPNIDGTHQILSEVNNIRKAMDMEPLFKIQLVGLSNTIPQRNGLYTIQPDVLITDVQKTDIIIIPAMHGDLPQAMQANAAFIPWIVEQYNKGAEVASLCIAAFLLAATGLMNGRKCATHWIAANDFRKMFPDVELVDDRIMTEEDGLYSSGGAYSFLNLLAYLIEKHAGREIAVRIAKTFMIDIDRESQSPFIIFNGQKGHEDESIKKAQEYIERNYQDKITVDQLAGMLALGRRNLERRFKKATANTVVEYIQRVKIEAAKKQLESGRKNVNEVMYDTGYSDEKAFRTVFRKITGLSPLAYKNKYHREAAVAV from the coding sequence ATGAAACACATTTCAATTCTTGTTCCAAACGGACATACCAGCTTGCCAAATATTGATGGTACACACCAGATACTTTCAGAGGTTAATAATATCCGCAAAGCAATGGATATGGAACCGTTGTTTAAAATACAATTGGTAGGATTGTCGAATACTATTCCGCAACGGAATGGTTTGTACACCATACAACCTGATGTATTGATCACGGATGTGCAGAAGACTGATATTATTATCATTCCGGCAATGCACGGCGATCTGCCGCAAGCTATGCAGGCAAATGCAGCGTTTATTCCATGGATCGTAGAGCAATACAATAAAGGAGCAGAAGTAGCCAGTTTATGCATTGCTGCATTTTTATTAGCAGCTACAGGTTTGATGAATGGTCGTAAATGTGCAACACATTGGATTGCTGCCAACGATTTCCGTAAAATGTTTCCGGATGTGGAATTGGTAGACGATCGTATTATGACGGAAGAAGATGGTTTGTACAGCAGCGGGGGAGCGTATTCGTTTTTAAACCTGCTTGCATATTTAATTGAGAAACATGCAGGCCGTGAAATTGCAGTGCGTATTGCCAAAACATTTATGATCGATATCGATCGGGAAAGTCAATCGCCTTTCATCATCTTCAATGGGCAAAAGGGACATGAAGATGAATCCATTAAAAAAGCACAGGAATATATTGAACGGAATTACCAGGATAAAATAACAGTCGATCAACTAGCAGGTATGTTGGCGCTTGGCCGTCGTAACCTGGAGCGTCGATTCAAGAAAGCAACGGCCAATACCGTGGTGGAATATATCCAACGGGTAAAAATTGAAGCAGCAAAGAAGCAACTGGAGAGTGGCCGGAAAAATGTAAACGAAGTAATGTACGATACGGGTTACTCCGATGAGAAAGCGTTTCGAACCGTGTTCCGGAAAATCACCGGTTTGTCGCCGTTAGCGTATAAGAATAAATATCATCGGGAAGCAGCGGTGGCAGTGTAA
- a CDS encoding KUP/HAK/KT family potassium transporter → MKSNNIHSKRITIASLLVALGIIYGDIGTSPLYVLKAIIGTKEIDEVLVLGGVSCIFWTLVLQTSIKYIWLTLKADNDGEGGIFSLYALVRRYGKKLVIPAILGATTLLADGIITPPISVASAVEGLEAVIPNLPTVPIVIVILSLLFFFQRFGTHKVGVIFGPAMVIWFTMLFVLGFRQILHYPEILKSLNPVYAYELLARYPGGFWLLGAVFLCTTGAEALYSDLGHCGRKNIRASWAVVKICLLVNYLGQAAWLMHQGDPLLQGRNPFFEIMPHWFLIAGIIIATSATIIASQALISGSYTLISEAMNLNFWPRVKVRQPSDMKGQIYIPSVNVILWVGCVMMILYFRNSTHMEAAYGFSITITMMMTTILLSYYLVYKLKWNKWMVAVIVIVFATVETSFFIANVAKIKERWMFLFFELFIFMVMYVWYNARKINNRFTKFVDLGKFASTIKELSEDDLIPKFSTHLIYLTKANNRHQVEEKIINSIFSKKPKRADVYWFVHINRTEHPYTLSYDVSELLDDKVIKVTINAGFRIQPRTELYFKKIVQDLVAKKELNLHIRPDGSTKYNAQPDFKFIVIEKFLSVENEFTLKGGLLLNSYFFLKGLGQRDEKAFGLDKSDVVVEDIPLLYQPMQQIELTRVAN, encoded by the coding sequence ATGAAATCGAATAACATTCATTCGAAGAGGATAACTATTGCCTCATTGTTGGTAGCGTTGGGAATTATTTATGGCGATATTGGCACAAGCCCGTTGTATGTATTAAAAGCCATTATTGGCACCAAGGAAATTGATGAAGTGTTGGTGCTGGGAGGCGTGTCCTGTATTTTCTGGACGTTGGTATTACAAACAAGTATTAAATATATCTGGCTTACACTAAAAGCAGATAATGATGGCGAAGGAGGAATTTTTTCGTTGTATGCGTTGGTTCGACGCTATGGAAAAAAATTAGTGATACCGGCTATACTTGGAGCAACAACATTATTGGCCGATGGGATTATCACGCCACCTATTTCAGTTGCATCGGCTGTTGAAGGATTAGAAGCAGTGATACCTAATCTTCCTACCGTTCCCATTGTAATTGTTATTCTTTCATTGTTGTTTTTCTTTCAGCGCTTTGGCACACACAAAGTGGGTGTCATTTTTGGCCCTGCAATGGTGATCTGGTTTACGATGTTGTTTGTATTGGGCTTTCGTCAAATATTACACTATCCGGAAATATTAAAATCATTGAATCCTGTGTATGCCTATGAATTACTTGCACGCTATCCGGGAGGTTTTTGGTTGCTGGGTGCTGTGTTTCTTTGTACAACAGGTGCTGAGGCTTTGTACTCCGATCTGGGACATTGCGGACGTAAAAATATCCGTGCGTCATGGGCTGTTGTAAAAATATGTTTGTTGGTAAACTATCTCGGTCAGGCAGCCTGGCTTATGCATCAGGGCGATCCATTGTTGCAAGGACGAAATCCATTTTTTGAGATCATGCCGCATTGGTTTTTAATTGCCGGCATCATCATCGCTACATCAGCAACCATTATTGCATCGCAGGCGCTCATCAGCGGTTCGTACACACTCATCAGTGAAGCAATGAATCTGAATTTCTGGCCACGTGTAAAAGTGCGTCAGCCATCCGATATGAAAGGGCAGATCTACATCCCGAGTGTGAATGTGATTTTGTGGGTGGGCTGTGTAATGATGATCCTGTACTTCCGGAATTCAACGCATATGGAAGCTGCGTATGGTTTTTCCATTACCATTACCATGATGATGACCACTATACTGTTGAGTTATTATCTCGTTTATAAACTGAAATGGAATAAATGGATGGTTGCTGTTATTGTAATTGTATTTGCAACTGTTGAAACATCATTCTTTATTGCAAACGTAGCCAAGATCAAAGAGCGCTGGATGTTTCTGTTTTTTGAGCTCTTTATTTTTATGGTGATGTATGTATGGTACAATGCACGTAAGATCAACAACCGCTTTACAAAGTTTGTGGATCTGGGAAAATTTGCGTCAACCATTAAAGAGTTAAGTGAAGATGATCTGATTCCGAAATTCTCAACACATCTCATTTATCTTACCAAGGCCAATAACCGCCATCAGGTTGAAGAAAAAATTATCAACTCCATTTTTTCAAAGAAACCCAAACGGGCCGATGTGTATTGGTTTGTACACATCAATCGTACAGAGCATCCTTATACCTTATCGTATGATGTGTCGGAGTTGCTTGATGACAAGGTGATCAAGGTAACCATCAATGCCGGTTTCCGTATTCAACCGAGAACAGAGTTGTACTTTAAGAAGATCGTACAGGACCTGGTGGCTAAAAAGGAGTTGAATCTGCATATACGTCCAGACGGTTCTACCAAATACAATGCTCAGCCGGATTTTAAATTTATAGTGATCGAAAAATTTCTGTCGGTAGAAAATGAATTTACATTGAAAGGCGGGTTGCTGCTGAATTCCTATTTCTTTCTGAAAGGATTGGGACAACGAGATGAAAAAGCATTCGGGCTTGATAAAAGCGATGTAGTGGTGGAAGATATTCCGTTACTCTACCAGCCAATGCAACAGATCGAGTTGACACGTGTAGCAAATTAA
- a CDS encoding OmpA family protein: MKRSISTLLCCIVASVAVAQPLVDTAGKMVEQKENIITENTIVKIENLGFRINSELPELRPTISADGNLLFFICESHPQNKHAHEVRNSQDIWYSLRDTATGKWSDAVHLGYPFNTAHYNAVYWISPDKNRMLLRNAFVDGDYYGNGVSMSVVQKDGRWSKPQMLKIKNYHKYDRGFQSGASMSSDGRVLLLYMSEELKSRINKIYVCFLQTDGTWSEPKSVGKKINLPGYNQMTPYLASDAVTLYFSSDRPGGLGDQDIWKTKRLDSSWLKWSEPVNLGEPINTTDFDAFFTLDAGGEYAYLTSSFQSLGKSDIVRVKLLEIEKPDPVVLVSGNVYNAKTKQPLSASLIYETLPDGVIAGNGLSSPGDGVFQIVLPYDKNYLIRATADHFFAQSENLNLDSLIRAGYKEIHKDLYLVPIEVGQIVRLNNVFFDFDKWDLRPVSFIELNRVVKMLNDNPAISIELGAHTDAKGSDEYNIKLSHNRAQSVMQYILSKGIPPERVSFKGYGETVPVATNDTDEGRQLNRRVEFKILTN, encoded by the coding sequence GTGAAACGATCTATATCCACTCTTCTTTGTTGCATTGTTGCATCTGTTGCTGTTGCACAGCCGTTGGTTGATACTGCTGGTAAAATGGTGGAGCAAAAAGAAAACATCATCACCGAAAACACCATCGTTAAAATAGAAAATCTTGGCTTTCGTATTAATTCTGAACTGCCTGAATTGCGGCCCACTATTTCTGCTGATGGTAACTTATTATTCTTCATCTGTGAAAGTCATCCACAAAATAAACATGCACATGAAGTGCGTAACTCACAAGACATTTGGTATTCACTAAGAGATACTGCTACAGGAAAATGGAGTGATGCAGTGCATTTAGGGTATCCATTCAACACAGCACATTACAATGCAGTTTATTGGATATCGCCTGATAAAAACAGAATGTTATTACGCAACGCTTTTGTTGATGGCGACTATTACGGCAATGGAGTAAGTATGAGTGTTGTGCAAAAAGATGGGCGCTGGAGTAAACCACAAATGCTCAAGATCAAAAACTATCATAAGTACGATCGTGGATTTCAATCTGGCGCATCAATGTCGAGTGATGGACGTGTTTTACTCTTATACATGAGTGAAGAATTGAAAAGCCGCATCAATAAAATTTATGTATGCTTCCTGCAAACAGATGGCACCTGGAGTGAACCCAAGAGTGTCGGTAAAAAAATTAATCTGCCCGGCTATAATCAAATGACCCCTTACCTTGCTTCAGATGCTGTTACTCTTTATTTCAGCAGCGACAGGCCCGGTGGTTTGGGCGATCAGGATATCTGGAAAACAAAACGCCTTGATAGCAGTTGGCTGAAATGGAGTGAACCCGTAAATCTTGGTGAGCCGATCAATACCACAGACTTTGATGCTTTTTTTACATTAGATGCCGGTGGTGAATACGCCTACCTCACCAGCAGTTTTCAATCGTTAGGCAAAAGTGATATTGTGCGTGTAAAATTATTAGAGATCGAAAAACCTGATCCTGTTGTATTGGTGAGTGGCAATGTATACAATGCAAAAACAAAACAACCATTGAGTGCAAGTTTAATTTACGAAACACTACCCGACGGTGTTATTGCGGGCAATGGTTTATCAAGTCCGGGTGATGGTGTATTCCAGATCGTATTGCCGTATGATAAAAATTATCTGATCCGTGCAACGGCTGATCATTTCTTTGCTCAATCTGAAAATCTGAATCTTGATTCGCTGATCCGTGCAGGTTATAAAGAAATTCACAAAGACTTATATCTGGTGCCGATTGAAGTAGGACAGATCGTTCGTCTCAACAACGTATTCTTCGATTTTGACAAATGGGATCTTCGGCCTGTTTCGTTCATTGAGTTAAATCGTGTGGTGAAAATGTTAAATGATAATCCTGCCATCAGTATTGAATTAGGAGCGCATACTGATGCTAAAGGTTCTGATGAATACAATATCAAACTCAGTCATAACAGAGCACAATCGGTGATGCAGTATATTTTATCAAAAGGCATTCCACCAGAGCGTGTTAGCTTTAAAGGCTATGGAGAAACTGTTCCGGTTGCTACAAACGATACAGATGAAGGCCGACAATTAAACCGACGGGTGGAGTTTAAAATATTGACGAACTAA
- a CDS encoding cyclase family protein: MKYIILLFIISGISCGKPAKKESLSQVLSNGAWIDLSHDFSSETIYWPNNPTGFKLDTQFNGITAGGFYYSSNAFFSPEHGGTHLDAPVHFAKGKWSADEIPLENLTGDAVVIDVSANTKNNSDYQITVADIAAWEKTNGNIPTNAIVLFLTGWAAFYPDAANYLGTAAKGEAATANLHFPGIHPDAATWLIQNRTIKAVGIDAASIDYGQSKDFKTHQLFYEKNIVGFENLTNLSSLPATGTYVIALPMKIKGGSGGPLRMIAWVKK; encoded by the coding sequence ATGAAATACATCATTCTTCTATTTATCATTAGCGGTATTAGTTGCGGCAAACCTGCAAAAAAAGAAAGTCTGTCACAGGTATTATCGAACGGTGCATGGATCGACCTTAGTCATGATTTTTCATCCGAAACAATTTATTGGCCCAACAACCCGACCGGATTTAAACTGGACACACAGTTTAACGGCATTACTGCAGGTGGATTTTATTATTCTTCAAATGCATTCTTTTCGCCAGAGCATGGCGGCACACATTTAGATGCGCCGGTACATTTTGCAAAAGGAAAATGGAGTGCTGATGAAATTCCATTAGAAAATTTAACAGGTGATGCAGTAGTGATCGATGTAAGTGCCAACACAAAAAACAATTCCGATTATCAAATAACAGTAGCTGATATCGCTGCATGGGAAAAAACAAATGGTAACATACCAACCAATGCTATTGTATTATTCCTTACAGGTTGGGCTGCATTTTATCCCGATGCCGCAAATTATTTGGGCACTGCTGCAAAAGGAGAAGCAGCAACAGCTAATCTGCATTTCCCGGGTATTCATCCGGATGCAGCGACGTGGCTCATTCAAAACAGAACCATTAAAGCAGTTGGTATTGATGCAGCAAGTATCGATTACGGTCAATCAAAAGATTTTAAAACACATCAATTGTTTTACGAAAAAAATATCGTGGGTTTCGAAAACCTGACAAACCTGAGCTCATTACCTGCCACCGGTACATATGTAATTGCATTGCCAATGAAAATAAAAGGTGGTAGTGGCGGCCCATTACGGATGATTGCATGGGTGAAAAAATAG
- a CDS encoding porin, producing MKRLLCVQVFVILFLFARSQDSTYEKKLKLSVFVDLYYQYDFDKPQLNERPSFIYNHKRNNKVAVNLALLQLAYKNKKIKANLGLMAGDYSTYNLAAEPGLLKHIYEASAGYQFTEKLSVDAGIFPSHIGSETAISKDCWNLSRSLIAENSPYYEMGVKLNYTLNEKWTTSLLLLNGWQNIKETNSGKSIGTQVQFKPNAKWLFNSSGFMGNEQPDSIAKSIRLFHNFFVTHSLSPKLSTTFLFDIGTEQKNVWWGTAMMVQYMIHEKFKTAFRVEYYKDRQAVIVKGYEPVGFESAGLSCNIDFIPAKFIRFRTEAKYLHAADAIFIRDGVTKRNNFSWLLSAALSF from the coding sequence ATGAAACGATTGCTCTGTGTTCAAGTATTCGTGATTCTTTTTCTCTTTGCAAGATCGCAGGATAGTACATACGAAAAGAAGCTGAAGCTGAGCGTCTTCGTGGACTTGTATTATCAATATGATTTTGATAAGCCGCAATTGAACGAACGACCATCATTCATTTATAATCATAAGCGGAACAATAAAGTTGCAGTTAACCTTGCACTCTTGCAGCTTGCTTATAAAAACAAGAAGATAAAAGCCAATCTCGGTTTGATGGCCGGCGATTATTCAACTTATAATTTAGCAGCAGAGCCCGGTTTGTTGAAACATATTTATGAGGCGAGTGCTGGTTATCAGTTTACTGAAAAGCTAAGTGTGGACGCAGGTATTTTCCCTTCGCATATTGGAAGTGAAACAGCCATTAGTAAAGATTGCTGGAACCTGAGCAGAAGTTTGATAGCTGAAAATTCACCCTATTATGAAATGGGGGTAAAGCTTAATTATACACTCAATGAGAAATGGACAACTTCTCTATTGCTGTTGAATGGTTGGCAGAATATAAAAGAAACCAATTCCGGGAAATCGATCGGTACACAGGTACAGTTTAAACCCAATGCGAAATGGTTATTTAATTCTTCCGGCTTTATGGGTAATGAACAGCCAGATTCTATTGCTAAGTCAATCCGGTTGTTTCATAATTTTTTTGTTACGCATTCACTTTCTCCGAAACTAAGTACTACGTTTCTGTTTGATATTGGAACAGAACAGAAGAATGTTTGGTGGGGAACAGCCATGATGGTTCAATATATGATTCATGAAAAGTTCAAAACTGCTTTTCGGGTAGAATATTATAAAGACAGGCAGGCTGTTATTGTGAAAGGGTACGAGCCGGTGGGCTTTGAGTCAGCCGGCCTATCCTGCAATATAGATTTTATTCCCGCAAAATTTATCCGATTCCGAACAGAGGCAAAATATCTGCATGCAGCGGATGCTATTTTTATAAGAGATGGTGTAACCAAACGGAATAATTTTTCCTGGTTGTTGTCTGCTGCACTGTCGTTCTGA
- a CDS encoding DUF1801 domain-containing protein: MTKKAKPTDAELVAAYMDQLEHPLKAEMEAVRKIIKDCDKSIHERIKWNAPSYYTSADMVTFNHRSPEYVHLIFHHPTIVKIKSTLLEGDYKDRRMVYFRTMKEVTANKKELQRIINEQVQLIG, encoded by the coding sequence ATGACGAAGAAAGCAAAGCCCACCGATGCAGAACTTGTTGCTGCGTATATGGACCAATTGGAACATCCGTTGAAAGCAGAGATGGAAGCTGTTCGAAAGATCATTAAAGACTGCGACAAGTCTATTCACGAACGCATCAAATGGAATGCACCCAGTTATTATACATCGGCTGATATGGTTACGTTCAATCATCGTTCGCCCGAATATGTACATCTCATCTTCCATCATCCTACAATTGTAAAAATCAAATCCACCTTATTGGAAGGCGATTACAAAGACCGACGCATGGTTTACTTCAGAACAATGAAAGAAGTAACTGCGAATAAAAAAGAACTGCAACGAATCATTAATGAACAGGTGCAGTTGATTGGATAA
- a CDS encoding DinB family protein: MITSTIQTATLINQMEQTASGLIETLQHVSDSHFNRKPSAKKWSIAQVADHICLSNQSISKALALHGMEVDRDPAERIEELKDVFLDFTKTYESPSFIVPKKEAYNRQELMNELLRSLQQIHRLMYNTELNVVINHPAFGDISKLEILHFVLFHTQRHLRQIKLIHEELIIEKS; encoded by the coding sequence ATGATTACAAGCACCATACAAACAGCAACATTGATCAACCAAATGGAACAAACCGCAAGCGGATTGATCGAAACTTTACAACACGTAAGCGACAGCCATTTCAATCGCAAACCCTCTGCCAAAAAATGGAGCATTGCGCAAGTGGCTGATCATATCTGTCTTTCGAATCAATCGATCAGTAAGGCATTGGCGTTGCATGGAATGGAAGTTGATCGTGACCCGGCAGAACGCATCGAGGAATTGAAAGATGTATTTCTCGACTTTACAAAAACCTATGAGTCGCCCTCGTTTATTGTTCCAAAAAAAGAGGCATACAACAGACAGGAGCTTATGAATGAGCTCTTGCGTTCGCTGCAGCAAATCCACCGGTTGATGTACAACACAGAATTGAATGTAGTCATCAATCATCCTGCCTTTGGCGATATCAGCAAATTAGAGATACTGCATTTTGTTTTGTTTCATACACAACGTCATTTGCGACAGATAAAACTGATCCATGAAGAACTGATCATTGAAAAAAGTTGA
- a CDS encoding sensor histidine kinase translates to MFRRLSTIKQFLISTGLVLLLATACYAFSDYLGYRVVAFILLLTVSLVAIVFDIMPVLLAALLSALVWNFFFIPPKFTFHIGDAEDVLLFFMYFVIALINAVLTNRIRKIEKQVQEKEEKAKTVKLYNTLLNSLSHELKTPVAAIVGASDNLLEEPSRLTAENRKELVSGISVAALRLNQQVENLLSMSRLESGFIQPKKDWCDVNELIYDVINRLDQQLKNHQTIVIIEEGLPLYKLDYVLMEQVLYNLLYNAAVYTPAYGDIFINVSNLTDRIYQLDTASTEHSPLKKETNCLSITIEDRGPGFPPEEIEKVFDKFYRLSNTRTGGTGLGLSIVKGFVEAHNGTVVLENVPHGARFTMLIPAETSFINNLKNE, encoded by the coding sequence ATGTTCCGCCGCTTATCAACCATCAAACAATTTCTGATCAGCACAGGTCTTGTGCTGCTGTTGGCCACAGCTTGTTATGCATTTTCAGATTATCTCGGTTACAGGGTTGTAGCGTTTATCTTATTGCTTACGGTTTCGCTGGTAGCCATTGTGTTCGACATTATGCCTGTGCTGCTGGCAGCACTACTCAGTGCGTTGGTGTGGAATTTCTTTTTTATTCCTCCCAAGTTTACATTTCATATTGGCGATGCAGAAGATGTGTTGCTATTCTTCATGTATTTTGTAATAGCGTTGATAAATGCTGTACTTACCAATCGAATCCGAAAAATCGAAAAGCAGGTACAGGAAAAAGAAGAGAAAGCGAAAACAGTAAAACTGTACAATACATTACTCAATTCGTTGTCGCATGAATTAAAGACACCTGTTGCTGCAATTGTTGGTGCAAGTGATAATTTACTGGAAGAACCTTCACGACTTACAGCAGAAAACCGGAAAGAGTTAGTGAGTGGAATTTCAGTTGCAGCGTTAAGGTTGAATCAGCAGGTAGAAAATCTATTGAGTATGTCCCGATTGGAATCGGGATTTATTCAACCCAAAAAGGACTGGTGTGATGTGAACGAACTTATTTATGATGTGATCAACAGATTGGATCAGCAATTGAAAAACCACCAAACCATTGTTATCATTGAAGAGGGTCTGCCGCTTTATAAACTGGATTATGTATTGATGGAACAGGTGTTGTATAATTTGCTGTACAATGCTGCTGTATACACTCCGGCCTATGGCGATATATTTATCAACGTGTCCAATCTTACCGACCGTATTTATCAATTGGATACAGCATCAACTGAGCACAGTCCATTAAAAAAGGAAACAAATTGCCTTTCAATCACCATTGAAGACAGAGGACCCGGTTTTCCTCCCGAAGAAATAGAAAAAGTATTTGATAAATTCTACAGGTTAAGTAACACAAGAACGGGAGGTACAGGTCTCGGTCTTTCCATTGTAAAAGGTTTTGTAGAAGCACATAATGGAACAGTTGTATTGGAGAATGTTCCGCATGGTGCCAGGTTTACGATGTTGATCCCTGCAGAAACTTCATTCATTAATAATCTGAAAAATGAATAA
- a CDS encoding SRPBCC family protein, protein MKILKKIALAILGIIAVVLLLALFIDKEFSLTKEVTINKPKQQVFGYTKLIRNQEQYSVWVMADPNINIVYTGTDGTVGFTSAWESEDKNVGVGEQEIIELQEAERMKVEIRFKKPFEGTNYAITTFTAVGDNQTKVTTEFSGKSSYPMNIMNLFMNSFVGKDMQTNLDNMKRNLEK, encoded by the coding sequence ATGAAAATTCTAAAAAAAATAGCGCTGGCAATACTTGGCATCATTGCAGTAGTGCTGCTATTAGCACTCTTTATCGATAAAGAATTCAGCCTTACAAAAGAAGTGACGATCAACAAACCAAAACAACAGGTATTTGGCTATACAAAGCTCATCCGTAATCAGGAACAATACAGTGTTTGGGTAATGGCTGATCCGAATATCAACATCGTTTACACAGGTACCGATGGCACAGTAGGTTTTACGTCAGCATGGGAAAGTGAAGATAAAAATGTAGGTGTAGGTGAACAGGAAATCATTGAGTTACAGGAAGCAGAACGTATGAAAGTAGAAATTCGTTTCAAAAAACCATTTGAAGGCACGAATTATGCTATTACTACTTTTACAGCAGTTGGTGATAATCAAACAAAAGTTACAACCGAGTTCAGCGGCAAATCTTCTTACCCGATGAATATTATGAACCTGTTCATGAACAGTTTTGTGGGAAAAGATATGCAAACGAATCTCGACAACATGAAACGAAATCTGGAAAAATAA